The following proteins are co-located in the Triticum aestivum cultivar Chinese Spring chromosome 1A, IWGSC CS RefSeq v2.1, whole genome shotgun sequence genome:
- the LOC123182399 gene encoding leucine-rich repeat extensin-like protein 5 yields MPTMQYKLMGNTKDVHVQPSHMHALRPVPFQSTEQLGNTQPSHMHALGLMPLQPTEHLGSTRVAPAQPTSVQVADTIVGLEGPVLGGCVPDPTVPVQELVEPCRAASSSTTMTSSTPTITTPTFTSSTLAVGDGISTPPSSPPSAATHSQQPSPEVTPVPNTLLTAASSLEPAVETLGEGVATSPSSPPSAVEPAPRPQLGLTPTRRSCRHTVAEDGSMDTYEDSLTKAMRRKAAHNLDNRGYL; encoded by the coding sequence ATGCCAACCATGCAGTACAAGCTGATGGGTAATACAAAGGACGTGCATGTCCAGCCTTCTCATATGCATGCACTACGTCCGGTGCCATTCCAGTCGACCGAGCAGCTGGGAAACACCCAGCCGTCCCACATGCATGCGCTCGGGCTGATGCCACTCCAGCCAACCGAGCACCTGGGCAGCACGCGGGTTGCACCCGCCCAGCCGACAAGCGTCCAGGTGGCGGACACGATAGTTGGTTTGGAAGGTCCGGTCCTGGGAGGCTGCGTCCCCGACCCGACCGTCCCTGTTCAGGAGCTGGTGGAGCCGTGCAGAGCCGcttcatcatcaacaacgatgACCTCTTCTACACCGACCATTACGACACCAACATTCACGTCTTCGACGCTTGCTGTTGGAGATGGGATTTCTACACCACCATCATCCCCTCCGTCGGCAGCCACGCACTCGCAACAACCATCGCCCGAGGTAACGCCGGTCCCTAACACGCTTCTAACGGCGGCCTCGTCGCTAGAGCCGGCGGTTGAGACTCTCGGGGAGGGGGTTGCTACTTCACCATCATCCCCTCCTTCAGCAGTAGAGCCAGCGCCACGACCACAATTGGGGTTGACTCCTACACGCCGAAGTTGTCGGCATACGGTTGCCGAAGATGGTTCTATGGACACGTATGAGGACTCCTTAACCAAGGCTATGCGGCGTAAAGCAGCACACAACCTTGACAATCGAG